A portion of the Musa acuminata AAA Group cultivar baxijiao chromosome BXJ1-1, Cavendish_Baxijiao_AAA, whole genome shotgun sequence genome contains these proteins:
- the LOC103973924 gene encoding UDP-glucuronate 4-epimerase 6-like — protein sequence MASAPDTSKSFKLERHGGYLLRRINSTKVIAASSHLLFRASILATVVLILLFTLHYPPLLLSHSGAAASSVAHSNHRSLLSSAVTYGGAAWEREVRRSATPRSPSGLTVLVTGAAGFVGTHCSLALKKRGDGVVGLDNFNSYYDPSLKRARQSLLSRHGVLVLDADINDTPLLTKLFDVVPFSHVLHLAAQAGVRYAMRNPQSYVASNVAGLVALFEIAAKHADPQPAVVWASSSSVYGLNTATPFSELHRTDRPASLYAATKKAGEAIAHTYNHIYGLSITGLRFFTVYGPWGRPDMAYFSFTNDIISGKPITLFRMQDGTAVQRDFTYIDDVVKGCLGALDTAKPSTGSGSKKRGPAQLRVYNLGNTSPVPVAKMVGILEELLGKKAKKNVVTLPQNGDVPYTHANVSLAEKDFGYRPTTDLATGLKKFVKWYVEYYGVKTGNNVHSKMKKMEEKEAEEEASA from the coding sequence GGTGGCTACCTCCTCCGCCGAATTAACAGTACCAAGGTCATCGCCGCCTCCTCCCACCTCCTTTTCCGCGCCTCCATCCTCGCCACCGTAGTGCTCATCCTCCTCTTTACGCTCCACTACCCTCCGCTCCTCCTCTCCCACTCCGGTGCCGCCGCCTCCTCCGTTGCTCACTCTAACCACCGAAGCCTTCTCTCCTCCGCTGTCACCTATGGCGGCGCCGCGTGGGAGCGGGAGGTGCGCCGATCTGCCACCCCGCGCAGCCCCTCTGGTCTCACCGTCCTCGTAACCGGCGCCGCGGGCTTCGTCGGCACCCACTGCTCGCTCGCGTTGAAGAAGCGCGGTGACGGCGTGGTCGGGCTTGACAACTTCAACTCGTACTACGACCCCTCGCTCAAGCGCGCCCGCCAGTCCCTCCTCTCTCGCCATGGCGTCCTGGTGCTGGACGCCGACATCAACGACACCCCGCTCCTCACCAAGCTCTTCGACGTCGTGCCCTTTTCCCACGTCCTCCACCTCGCCGCCCAGGCCGGCGTCCGCTACGCCATGCGCAATCCCCAGTCGTACGTGGCCTCCAACGTCGCCGGACTAGTCGCCCTCTTCGAGATCGCCGCCAAGCACGCCGATCCCCAGCCCGCCGTCGTCTGGGCTTCCTCTTCCTCCGTCTACGGCCTCAACACCGCCACCCCCTTCTCCGAGCTCCACCGCACTGACCGGCCTGCGTCGCTCTACGCCGCGACAAAGAAAGCCGGCGAGGCCATCGCGCACACTTACAACCACATCTATGGCCTCTCCATCACCGGCCTCCGCTTCTTCACCGTCTATGGGCCGTGGGGCCGCCCCGATATGGCCTACTTCTCCTTCACCAACGACATCATCTCCGGCAAGCCCATCACCCTCTTCCGCATGCAGGACGGCACCGCCGTCCAGCGCGACTTCACCTACATCGACGACGTCGTCAAGGGCTGCCTCGGCGCGCTCGACACTGCGAAGCCGAGCACCGGCAGCGGCAGCAAGAAGCGGGGTCCCGCGCAGCTGCGGGTCTACAACCTCGGCAATACGTCGCCGGTGCCTGTGGCAAAGATGGTAGGGATCCTGGAGGAGCTGCTGGGGAAGAAGGCGAAGAAGAACGTGGTGACGCTGCCGCAGAACGGCGACGTGCCCTACACGCATGCCAACGTGAGCTTGGCCGAGAAAGACTTCGGCTACCGGCCGACGACCGATCTCGCGACCGGGCTAAAGAAGTTTGTGAAGTGGTATGTGGAATACTACGGAGTAAAGACGGGTAATAATGTCCACAGCAAGATGAAGAAGATGGAGGAAAAGGAGGCCGAGGAAGAGGCGTCGGCCTGA